In Promicromonospora sp. Populi, one genomic interval encodes:
- a CDS encoding tyrosine-type recombinase/integrase produces MSVVKHGKRWRAKLKDGRVDIGSQIFDTKTEAQSWLRREKAVLAGGVDPRAGKERLRLVLDRWLAVRRITVAQKTYAADEALTRLMPASMQNVHLSAVGDREVARSFEKLLADGLVESSVVRYRASLSAFFAWCVREKLIAVNPVTAVKVPKGSNEVDEMDPFTEAQLETAYLAWSAKDKRLADIMLVKGWTGLRWGELRAMQVANVMEVPTPGLMVRRNQPEGVPVKATKGRSMRRVPLANRVLPIVLDLAHGKAPHELLFTTSSGAQLWRTATLRTLDWEKTGQSRRLHDLRHTAACLWLARRVDPGTVQAWCGHESIATTNRYLHFLGTGADVAGLDRLNDDL; encoded by the coding sequence ATGAGCGTCGTCAAGCACGGCAAGAGGTGGCGCGCGAAGCTCAAGGACGGCCGGGTCGATATCGGTTCTCAGATCTTCGACACGAAGACCGAGGCGCAGAGCTGGTTGCGTCGAGAGAAGGCAGTCCTTGCGGGCGGAGTCGATCCCCGGGCGGGCAAGGAACGCCTGCGGTTGGTGCTTGACCGATGGCTGGCCGTCCGCCGGATCACCGTTGCGCAGAAGACCTATGCGGCGGACGAGGCCCTGACGCGCCTGATGCCCGCGAGTATGCAGAACGTACACCTGTCGGCAGTTGGGGATCGTGAGGTCGCGCGTTCCTTCGAGAAGCTGCTGGCCGATGGCCTGGTGGAGTCATCGGTCGTGCGGTACCGGGCGAGCCTGTCGGCGTTCTTCGCCTGGTGCGTGCGCGAGAAGCTGATCGCGGTGAACCCCGTCACCGCCGTCAAGGTGCCGAAAGGCTCCAATGAGGTGGACGAGATGGACCCGTTCACCGAGGCGCAGTTGGAGACCGCTTATCTCGCGTGGTCCGCCAAAGACAAGCGGCTAGCGGACATCATGCTCGTCAAAGGCTGGACAGGCTTGCGCTGGGGCGAGCTGCGTGCGATGCAGGTCGCCAATGTCATGGAGGTTCCCACGCCCGGCCTCATGGTCCGCCGCAATCAGCCCGAGGGTGTTCCGGTGAAGGCGACCAAGGGCCGCAGTATGCGCCGTGTGCCGCTGGCGAATCGTGTCCTGCCGATCGTGCTCGACCTCGCTCATGGCAAGGCGCCGCACGAGCTCCTGTTCACAACGTCAAGCGGAGCGCAGCTCTGGCGAACGGCCACGCTGCGTACGCTCGACTGGGAGAAGACCGGACAGAGCCGTCGCCTGCACGACTTGCGGCACACCGCCGCGTGCCTCTGGCTCGCACGGCGTGTCGACCCCGGAACGGTGCAGGCATGGTGCGGTCACGAGTCCATCGCCACGACGAACCGGTACCTGCACTTCCTCGGGACAGGCGCCGACGTCGCAGGCTTGGACCGCCTGAACGACGACCTGTAA
- a CDS encoding helix-turn-helix transcriptional regulator, producing MATSTPPVYVETVPTITAIPLAEELLTTDEVAAWLKVAPSTVCRWRMKGKGPRVHWLSSSLPRYDRKDVTAWLKQVAA from the coding sequence ATGGCAACCTCCACCCCGCCTGTCTATGTCGAGACCGTACCTACGATCACCGCCATACCTCTCGCCGAGGAACTCCTGACGACCGATGAAGTCGCCGCCTGGCTCAAGGTCGCTCCCTCGACAGTCTGCCGCTGGCGCATGAAGGGCAAGGGTCCGCGCGTCCACTGGCTCTCGTCCTCACTCCCCCGCTACGACCGTAAAGACGTGACGGCCTGGCTCAAGCAGGTGGCAGCATGA
- a CDS encoding alpha/beta hydrolase, which produces MIRPARRRQPAAVVATLLTTVLLLAACGAPPKVQTALEDVGQSDGSATEGAPEGFEDYYGQSLEWTECGEGFQCATASAPLSWHDAGAGSIEIALRRIPATGQQVGSLLVNPGGPGGSGVDFVGDPARFGQALRSSFDIVGFDPRGVGQSTPVTCYDDAGKDEFLSTDYPYTPAGIADREDAVRAWGEACAANTGPLLGNVDTQSAARDMDMLRAALGDDELNYLGYSYGTQLGAVYAGLFPGRSGRLVLDGALDPTLESDEVALQQAEGFESALRAYVTDCQAGADCPLSGDVTTGLQQIQALVEDAEPNPIPTSSGRVVTKKLAFYGVAVTMYDEASWSFLTQALTEVLQEGTGDDLLYLADVYNDRNDDGTFRSNSEEAFRAINCADSRAVEDMATMQELAAEIEAAAPTLGESFGYSGVECTDWPYPPAEQEFDPAAEGAPPIVVIGTTNDPATPYRWAESLAETLSSAVLVTYEGEGHTAYGRSNTCISGAVEAYLVEGTVPEDGLTC; this is translated from the coding sequence GTGATTCGCCCCGCCCGCCGTCGTCAGCCTGCGGCCGTCGTCGCCACGCTGCTTACCACCGTCCTCCTCCTCGCCGCCTGTGGTGCGCCTCCCAAGGTGCAGACGGCGCTGGAGGACGTGGGTCAGTCGGACGGCTCGGCGACGGAGGGCGCCCCGGAGGGGTTCGAGGACTATTACGGCCAGTCGCTGGAGTGGACCGAGTGCGGTGAGGGCTTCCAGTGCGCCACCGCCTCGGCCCCCCTCTCCTGGCACGACGCCGGGGCGGGCAGCATCGAGATCGCGCTCAGGCGCATCCCCGCTACGGGGCAGCAGGTGGGGTCGCTGCTGGTCAACCCGGGCGGGCCGGGCGGTTCGGGAGTCGACTTCGTGGGCGATCCGGCGCGGTTCGGGCAGGCGCTGCGCTCGTCGTTCGACATCGTGGGCTTCGACCCCCGCGGGGTCGGGCAGTCGACGCCGGTGACCTGTTACGACGACGCGGGCAAGGACGAGTTCCTCAGCACCGACTACCCGTACACCCCGGCGGGCATCGCCGACCGGGAGGACGCGGTCCGGGCCTGGGGCGAGGCCTGTGCCGCGAACACCGGCCCGCTGCTGGGGAACGTGGACACGCAATCTGCCGCGCGCGACATGGACATGCTCCGGGCCGCGCTCGGCGACGACGAGCTCAACTACCTCGGTTACTCCTACGGCACCCAGCTCGGCGCCGTCTACGCCGGTCTGTTCCCGGGCCGGTCGGGGCGCCTGGTCCTCGATGGCGCGCTCGATCCCACGCTGGAGTCGGACGAGGTGGCGCTGCAGCAGGCCGAGGGCTTCGAGAGCGCTCTGCGCGCCTACGTGACGGACTGCCAGGCGGGCGCCGACTGTCCGCTCAGCGGTGACGTCACCACTGGCCTGCAGCAGATCCAGGCCCTGGTCGAGGACGCGGAGCCCAACCCGATCCCGACGTCGTCCGGGCGCGTGGTGACGAAGAAGCTCGCCTTCTACGGCGTGGCCGTGACGATGTACGACGAGGCCTCCTGGTCGTTCCTGACGCAGGCGCTGACGGAGGTCCTCCAGGAGGGCACCGGCGACGACCTGCTCTACCTCGCGGACGTCTACAACGACCGCAACGACGACGGCACGTTCCGGTCCAACAGCGAGGAGGCGTTCCGCGCGATCAACTGCGCTGACTCCCGCGCGGTGGAGGACATGGCGACGATGCAGGAGCTGGCAGCCGAGATCGAGGCGGCGGCGCCCACGCTCGGCGAGTCGTTCGGGTACTCCGGCGTCGAGTGCACGGACTGGCCCTACCCGCCGGCGGAGCAGGAGTTCGACCCCGCGGCAGAGGGCGCGCCGCCGATCGTCGTCATCGGCACGACCAACGACCCGGCGACCCCGTACCGCTGGGCCGAGTCGCTCGCGGAGACTCTGTCGTCGGCGGTCCTGGTCACGTACGAGGGCGAAGGCCACACGGCATACGGCCGGTCGAACACCTGCATCAGCGGCGCCGTGGAGGCCTACCTGGTGGAGGGCACCGTCCCGGAGGACGGCCTCACCTGCTGA